In Limnohabitans sp. TEGF004, the genomic window ATTGAGAACTACACCCGCCATTTGTCGGGCGCGCCTCCTGGCGCACCGCCCAGCACATTGACCGACTACATGCCCAAAGACTCCATCATGTTTTTGGACGAGAGCCACGTCATGATTGGCCAGCTTGGCGGCATGTACAACGGTGACCGTGCGCGCAAGACCACGCTGGTGGAATACGGCTTTCGTTTGCCCAGCGCCTTGGACAACCGCCCCTTGAAGCTCGAAGAGTTTGAAAAGCGCATGCGCCAAGTGGTGTTTGTCTCCGCCACGCCCGCTGACTACGAAAAGACCCATGCCAGCAAAGTGGTGGAGCAGTTGGTGCGGCCAACGGGCTTGGTCGACCCCTTGGTGGAAGTGCGCCCAGCCACACACCAAGTGGACGACGTGCTGCAAGAAATTCGCATCCGTGTGGATCTAAATGAGCGCGTGCTGATCACCACACTCACCAAGCGCATGGCCGAGCAACTGACCGATTACTTGACCGACAACGGCGTGAAAGTGCGCTACATCCACAGCGACGTGGACACGGTGGAACGTGTTGAAATTTTGCGTGACTTACGCCTAGGTACTTTCGATGTGCTGGTGGGCATCAACTTGCTGCGCGAGGGTATTGACTTGCCCGAGGTGTCGTTGGTGGCCATTCTGGATGCCGACAAAGAGGGCTTTTTGCGCTCAGAGCGCAGCTTGATTCAAACCATTGGCCGTGCGGCGCGTAACCTGAGCGGCAAAGCCATTTTGTATGCCGACCGCATGACCGAGTCGATGAAGAAAGCGATTGGCGAAACCGAGCGTCGCCGCACCAAGCAAATCGCGCACAACCTCGAGATGGGTATCACGCCACGCGGTGTGGTCAAGGGCATTCGCGATTTGATCGATGGCGTCTACAGCGAGAAGGCTGGCAAAGAAGCGCAAGAGCGCGAAATTCAACGCGCCGCTTTCGAAGACATGAGCGAACGCGATGTAGCCAAGGAAATCAAACGCCTAGAGAAGCTGATGATGGAACACGCCCGCAACCTCGAGTTCGAAAACGCCGCCCGCGTGCGTGACCAACTGGCCACCTTGCGTGAGCAAGCTTTTGGCGGGGCAGGGCACGACAACGTGGCGGTGCTGGCGCAAAAAGCCTGACAGCCAACCCTTCGTTCTTGTCATCGACAAGTAGGGTTATTGGCCGAGTACCCGAGCAAATCCGTGGGGATTAAGCTATACTTGACCTAATTAGTCGACAAAGC contains:
- the uvrB gene encoding excinuclease ABC subunit UvrB; translation: MVSYPGSPFELFQPYPPAGDQPTAIAQLVEGVNDGEVFQTLLGVTGSGKTFTMANVIAQLGRPAIIFAPNKTLAAQLYSEFREFFPNNAVEYFVSYYDYYQPEAYVPQRDLFIEKDSAINEHIEQMRLSCTKSILERRDVIVVATVSAIYGIGEPESYHQMIMTLRAGDKVGQRDAIAQLVRMQYERNDQDFSRGKFRVRGDTIDVFPAEHSELAIRIELFDDEIESLQLFDPLTGRIRQKIPRFTIYPSSHYVTPRDRVLAAVETIKVELADRLKELVGMNKLVEAQRLEQRTRFDLEMLSEVGHCKGIENYTRHLSGAPPGAPPSTLTDYMPKDSIMFLDESHVMIGQLGGMYNGDRARKTTLVEYGFRLPSALDNRPLKLEEFEKRMRQVVFVSATPADYEKTHASKVVEQLVRPTGLVDPLVEVRPATHQVDDVLQEIRIRVDLNERVLITTLTKRMAEQLTDYLTDNGVKVRYIHSDVDTVERVEILRDLRLGTFDVLVGINLLREGIDLPEVSLVAILDADKEGFLRSERSLIQTIGRAARNLSGKAILYADRMTESMKKAIGETERRRTKQIAHNLEMGITPRGVVKGIRDLIDGVYSEKAGKEAQEREIQRAAFEDMSERDVAKEIKRLEKLMMEHARNLEFENAARVRDQLATLREQAFGGAGHDNVAVLAQKA